TAGGATTTACCGTGTACGTTTATTCTTTGAATCGGCCATCTCTGGACTCCCGGGCTTATCGTTTCTTATCATGTACTAAATTTCCCTACGGACCCCCTTAGGACATGTACAGTGGTTGACAAGCCATTTTTATCTTAAATTCAACACGTAATCTAGAGATAGACAATGAAAAATGGTGTCAAATGGATTATATCTTACTCTAATCTCAATTTATCAGATATCCCTGAATATGTGCTACGATAAATTATGCTAAGAAATCATCTCTTAATTATCAAGAGAAGGCAGACCTTTTCTTTTGCTTTCTCTCTTTTTCACCTCAGTATTTATCCTATGTGACACAACTAAGATAGAGCCATTGTGaactaaaaaaagagaaaagggaTAGAGCCATTGTACATACCCTTACGCGCTAATCTCTCTCCTTAATTGCTTGTACATTCCAATTTCATTAACTAATTTCTTGTAGCCCATAACTGCAATCTATGGAACGTTACCTGCAAAAAAAAAGCAATCTATGGTACGTTCATGTACCATTATACTCTGGTAGGCCTACTCAACTATTCCGATGGTGGTGCATGCGGACCGCTGAGTTTTGTCATGTCGGTCCTTACATGACTTGTATTTTGATTTTTATGATATGAATGAGAGACGTATTACCATGCAAAAAATATTGAAAAGCTAGATACACGTCATACCTTTTAACTAAACTGAATTATCAGTCGACTTAGGCATAGAGAACGACCCGGTTTATTGACGCATAATGTTCACGTGATCTTTCTAAGTACTCCCTTCATTTCTTTTTACTCAATACACGTTTTGTTCCAAGTCAAAATTTGTAATGTTTGATtaaatttattttgaaaaatatgaacatctacaatactaaagAGATTCCATATATGAGAATTAGTGCCATGACGGGTGTAATTAATGATATTGATATGATGTTACAAATGTTGACATTTTTTAATATAAAGCTTTATGAAGTTTGACCATTACAAATCTTATATTCCTTTGTGTTGCACTCTCACTGCTATATATAATGTTCCGGTGGAGAGAAGAGGAGATGCACTCATCTCAAGCCATGGCGCAACAAGAACTAGATGTCACGTACTACTACAATTACCTCTTCATGGCCACCGTCCTGCTACTCCCCATCCTCCTCATGGCCATGTTCAGACCGCCGCGCAAGCACGACGGCGAGAACCTTCCCCCGGGGCCATGGCGGCTGCCGGTCATCGGCAGCATGCACCACCTCGTCGGCGCGCTCCCGCACCACGCCATGCGTGACCTCGCCCGCCGTTACAATGCTCCTCTCATGCTGCTCCGCCTAGGGGAGGTCGACGTCGTTGTGGCCTCGTCCGCCAGCACGGCGAAGGAGATCATGAAGACCCACGACGCAACATTTGCCACGCGGCCGCGGACCGCCACCCTCCGTGCCATCACGAGAGACGACCTCGGCATCTCCCTTGCACCACACGGCGAGCACTGGCGACGCCTCAAAAAGCTCTGTGTCACCGAGCTACTAAGCACGCGGCAAGTCCGATCCCTCCGGGGATGCCGCGAGGCCAATGCCGCCGCCCTAGTCTCCTCCATCGTCTCGTCGCTATCGTCCTCGTCGGAGCCCGTGAACGTCAGCTCCCTCCTCAGCACCCACGTCACCAACTTTGCGGTGCACGCCGTGGTGGGCAACCGGAACGGGGACCTCCGCGATGAGTTCCTGAAGGTCCTCGATGAGGGCGTCAAGCTGGCTGCCGGGTTCAGCCTTGCCGACCTGTTCCCATCGTCGCGCCTCGCACGTGTGTTTAGTGGCTCGACGCGTCGGCTGGAGGAGATAAGCCACGAGTTAAGCCAGGTCATAGACGGCATCATCGAGGACCATCGCACGAGGAGGTCGGCCGGTGCCGGCGACGAGGAAGAAGACCTCGTGGACGTGCTGCTGAGGGTCCAGAATGACGGTAGCCTCCACGTGCCTCTTGACGTTGGAAACATGCGTGCCGTGATTACCGTAAGATTGAAGTCCATGCTATATGATTGCATACATGCACTTACACTTCAGCACTCTCATCTGTGTGCCTCTCATGCATCTCTTTTAATTATATAGATTGTACTGGAGTAGTTCTGAACTCCATACCTTTGGTTTTGATAGCCTATAGAATTTGCATGCATCGGTATGTTATACCCAAAAGCTTAAGCTGATGGGCAAGAGGTGCAATGCCTGTGAATTGGGGCCTGGGGCCAGCCCCAAAAAGCCGTTTACATGCATGGAGATGTTTTTGTTCTTCAACACATGCATCTTTCGACCAAAAACTCTCAAGTTAAGTTCTTTCCTTGTTAGGATATGTTTTCGGGGGGAAGCGAGACCTCGGCGACGACACTCGAGTGGGCGATGGCGGAGCTCATGCGAAGCCCGGTGGCACTACGAAGGGTGCAGGCAGAGGTGCGTGGTGCTCTCATGGGAGAGAGTTGCGTCGGTGAGGATGCGCTGAAGGAGCTGCACTATCTGCATCTAGTAATCAAAGAGACACTTCGACTACACCCGGTGGTGCCACTCCTCCCCCGGGAGTGCCAGGGACCCTGTCGCATCCTCGGCTACGACGTGCCGAAGGGAGCCATGGTGTTTGTCAACGTATGGGCGATCGGGCGGGATTCTGCGAGCTGGGGCACCGATGCGGAGGAGTTCAGGCCGGAGAGGTTCGAGGAGGCTGCTGACGCGGCGGTGGACTTCAGGGGAACGAACTTTGAGCTCGTGCCATTCGGTGCTGGCCGGAGGATGTGCCCTGGGATCACGTTTGGGCTGGCGGTCTTGGAGCTCATGCTAGCGAGCCTGTTGTTCCATTTCGATTGGGAGCTCCCTGGAGGAGGCGCCGGTCGGCTGGACATGGTGGAGGAGCTCGGGATGACGGCGAGGAGGAAGGGCGACCTGTTGCTGCATGCCTCCGTTCGTGTGCCTGCTCCTAATCCATGAATATTCAAACACGGCAATATCTTATAGCCTTTGTTGTCTTTGTAGCTAAATAAAATGAGTCAGAGAAAAGAGTACTTAATGTTTTATTATGCAATCCAGGGTCTAAGTTGTTTGTTTAGTGTCTGTGTGTGTTTCACTGTTGTATTATCAGAGCACCATTGTCAGTATTGTCTATCACAGGAACTCGATGCACTCCGGTGCTTTGTCATGTTATCTAAGGTGTATTGTAACGGGAAAGAGAAGTCCTTAAAAAACTGAAAAACAATTTCAGTTGAACACAATAAGGACTTTTAGATTTTGATTTTTATTCCCATGGAGTTCTCCTCCTGCATTGGTGACAGGCAACAACTAATCAAGCAAAGCAGGCATTTCTGAGGCGGCTCCTAGGATTGGAGCGTGTTGGTGATGGGTGCTGACTGCTCGGCATGATTATTAGTGAAGACGTGAGGCCACGCCGCGCCCCGCACACACCTCATTCACGTCCTTCATGGGTCGATGGCCCAATACTAAATGGTCAGACGTTGCCATACGAATCACACATTATTTGATTGAATATCCCGTAGATTGTCACTGGTCATGTTCTCTTCTTTATAGCAACTTTTCCCAGCTTATTCCTTGAATATTTTTACCGACAATCCCTCTTAAGTTAGAGCCAATCAGCCATGTACGTTCTGTAATTTAAATATTTTGGCCTCCGCCTATACCATCCACGAATATTTTTCCCCCACGGCCAAGCTTAAATTAGAGCCAATCAACCATATATGTTCCACACCTCACCTTGTTTATCATAATTATTTTCTTTCCTTCAAAGGGGTTTGTTGATTGTCTACCCACAGACATATATAAATTGGTGAGATTCGGTGTAGGTGGGACTATTGATTAATAAGTGAATCATGTCAAGTGTAAAACAACGAGGTGGGACACGTATAAATTGTTGAGATCTTGGCAAAAATCGCTGTCCACGTGTCAGTTGCTCGTGCGTCTTACTTTGCTGAGTACGTCCGTGTCAGGTCTTGGCAAAGACGACGTCTCGGAACTCTTTGGGCACCACGTGACGCGCTTCGGGCCCTCCGAGTTCACCGGGTCCCTCTAGATGACTCTTGGCAAAGTGGTCTGCCACGTGGCTGCATCCGACTTTTGCCGAGTATACCACTTGGGGATTGACGAAAGGTTTGCCGAGCCCCCAATGCACAACTCTCGGCGAAGTGGTCTTTGCCTAAAAGGTTCAAGCCGAGTACTCTTAGTCGAGAACTACACTCCTGCCGAGTAGGAAACGACTTTCGCCGAGTTTTCCTGGCACTCGGGAAACTCGGAAATTCCAGTAGTGTATGTGTGCAAATATGTAGTTGAAATGTACGATGTAAACTAAAATTAGAAAGTAGGCAATTGTTTTTACTCCAGGGGATCGATTAGAAACGACACTTCTTTTTGTCAAAAAAAGAAGATACTTCTTTGGAGGAGTAAATGTACTCCTCTAAAGGATACTCGGCCATTTACCCCTCTAAATTATGTGGGGGCACTTACATATGCTCTAGGATGGTTTTGGACCAAAGTGTATTCAAATTACCAAAGAGTACAAGTTTCGCGACCAGTTCGTTGCCCTTTGAAGTTTATATGTACCAAAATGCTCCCACCGTGCATGTTCGTACCTCTATAATTATATATCCTCCCAAATTCATCAACTAATTTCTTGTAGCTCTTTATGACAATCAACGTACATTTCCTGTAGTACCATTATTATGGGTAGGCTTGCTCAACTACTCCAATAATGGAGGCGCGGAATGCTGTTAATGAAAACTTAGGTGAAAAGGTACAAGCCGCACCTTTCacgtactccctctgtaaagaaatataaaagcgtttagaaGGTGAAAAGGTACAAGCCGCACCTTCTACGTACTCcctttgtaaagaaatataaaagcgCTTAGAAGGTGAAAAGGTACAAGCCGCACCTtctatgtactccctctgtaaagaaatataaaagcgCTTAGAAGGTGAAAAGGTACAAGCCGCACCTTTCacgtactccctctgtaaagaaatataaaagcgtttagatcaAAATTCTAAATGCTTTTATATTTTTTTAGGGGGAGTACTAATTAAACCGAAGTATCTCAGTTTTAACACGTGGTATGCCAATTAAGTACTATGAAGTTGTCATTGTGCTCAGTTAAGATCTTAGAGTTATATGTGATCTTGTCGGTTCTCAATTGTTTGGTGAGTTATGTCCGTAACTATATATTGTTGCTCATATATGAATTTTGATTTTGCTAACCACATGTTCCATGTGGTGTTGGCACATATATATCCTGCCAAATTCATCAATTAATATTTTGTAGCTCATAATTGCAATATACGTACGTTTCATGTAGAACAATTATTATGGCTAGGCCTACTCAACTACTCCACTGGTGGTGCGGATTGCGGTTGTTACTTGAGAACTGAGCTATCAGTCGATTTATTTTTCAACCCGGTCTTTATTGACGTATATAATGTTCAACCGAACTAATTCCTAACTATACTAAGCATCTATTTTTTTCTATGCCGGGGTGCGGAGAAGAGAAGACGCACTCCCCGGCCATGTCACAACAAGATCAAGATGTCGTGTGCTACTACAATTACCTCTTCATGGCCACCCTCCTGCTACTCCCCTTCCTCCTCATCGCCATGTTCAAACCGCCGAGAAAGGACAGCGGCGAGAACCTTCCCCCGGGGCCATGGCGGCTGCCGGTCATCGGCAGCATTCACCACCTCATCGGCGCACTCCCGCACCACGCCATGCGTGACCTTGCCCGTCGGTACGACGCCCCGCTCATGTTGCTCCGCCTCGGGGAGCTCAACGTCGTCGTGGCCTCGTCCGCCATCGCGTCGAGGGAGATCATGAAGACCCACGACGCGGCATTCGCGACGCGGCCACGGACCGCCACCCTCCGCGCCATCACGACAGACGACCTCGCCATCTCCCTTGCGCCGCACGGCGAGCAGTGGCGCCGCCTCAAAAAGCTATGCGTCACCGAGGTACTCAACACGCGGCAAGTCCGGTCCCTCCGGGGATGCCGCGAGGCCAACGCCGCCGCCCTAGTCTCCTCCATCGTCTCGTCGCTATCGTCTTCGTCGGAGCCCGTGAACCTCAGCTCCCTCATCACCACCCACGTCACCAACTTGGCGGTGCACGCATTGGTCGGGGAGCGGAACGAGGACCTCCGCGCAGAGTTCCTGGAGTGCCTGGACGAGGGCATCAAGCTGGCCTCGGGGTTCAGCCTCGCTGACCTGTTCCCATCGTCGCGCCTTGCACGTGCGTTCAGTAGCTCAATTCGCCGGATGGAGGCGTTAAACAACCAGATAAGTCAGCTCATCGGCCGGATCATTGAGGAGCATCGCATGAGGAGGTCGGCTGGCGGCGGCGACGAGGAAGAAGACATCGTGGACGTGCTACTGAGGATTCAAAATGACGGTAGCCTCCACATGCCTCTCAACGCCAGAACAATCGGTTCCGTGATTATGGTAAGATCGAACTCGAGACTTCTTCGCTTTGGCTCTAGACTCTAGTATACCATGCACTTTATTACATGCGCCAGAAGTTCACCTAAAGAGCTCAAGTTTTTTTTTTTCTTGTGTTTGCGGGGAACATAATAGGAAAGGAGTGCAATGCACTTATCTTCATAGTCCTAAATTGTGAGGTATGCCATTTAGCGACAGCTCACGGGAAGCTAGGAAAAGCTATAGTGAAGCTATAATTAATGAAGCTAAGCCCCATTTAGCTTTTTTAATTAAAATATGAAAAAATTAACATAAAATGAGGCATCATATATGATATATCACATATAATTAACTACAAACATGTTCAAGCATTCTAATTCAATATTAGATGTTTGCATCAGTGCATCATAGGAGTATTCTATATAAAATCAGaaggaataataataaaaattTGAATAGCGCTGTAACGTGATTTCGAAAAGCCTAGAAAATAGTGGCCCAACCGAAGCTTAGCAGCCCTAAATTACTCAAAATTCAACGCTATAGTAGGAATAGCGAGCTATTAGCGTCATTTTTAATTTAGCGCTGGAAGTGCATAGTTTAGTGGGAGGCTGCTCCAAATGCCATAGCGACGCCATTGTGGGCTATTTAAAATATTTTGATACTTGAATGCATGCATCTCGATTGAAAAGAAATTATTTGAGCCAAAGCATCTCAACTAATTAAAGTTCTATTTTTTTGCAGGATATGTTTTCAGGAGGGAGCGAAACCTCGGTTACAACACTCCAATGGGTGATGGCAGAGCTCATGCGGAGTCCTGCGGCTCTGCAGAGGGTGCAGGCAGAGGTGCGCAGCGCTTTCGCCGAGCAGACCTGCATCAAGGAGGATGCCCTGCAGGAGCTGCGTTATTTGCATCTAGTAATCAGGGAGTCGCTTCGGCTACACCCGGTGCTGCCGCTGCTTCTCCCGCGGGAGTGCCAGGAAACGTGTCGTGTCCTCGGCTATGATGTGCCCAAGGGCGCCATGGTGCTCGTCAACGCATGGGCAATCGGGCGGGATATAGCAAGCTGGGGCGCTGATGCTGAGGAGTTCAGGCCAGAGAGGTTTGAGGAGGCTGGTGATGCAGCGGCGGATTTCAGGGGAACCAACTTCGAGCTCGTGCCATTCGGCGCCGGTAGGAGGATGTGTCCTGGGATCACGTTTGGGATTGCAGTCGTGCAGGTCATCCTAGCGAACCTGTTGTTCCATTTCGATTGGGAGCTCCCTGGAGGAGGCGCCGATGGGCTAGACATGGCGGAGGAGCTCGGGATGACAGCCAGGAGGAAGAACGACCTGTGGCTGCATGCCACCGTTCATGTGCCTGCTCCTAATCCATGAATATTCAAACATGGCAATGTCTTATAGCCCTTTTGTCTTCACAGCTAAATAAAATGAGTCCGAGAAATAAGTACTTATGTTTCATTATGTAATCCGGGGTCTAAGTttattgtgtgtgtgtgtgtgtgtgtgtgtgtgtgtgtgtgtgtgtgtgtgtgtgtgtgtgtgttgctgTATTGTCAAATATTATGTATAGCAGGAACTCGATGCATTCTGGTGCTTTGTCATGTTATCTATCATTTGAGTAGTGCACAATTTATGtggaatttttttattttccaaTAAAATTGTGATTTGTCTTCTTACACAATGAGAAAGAAGTGTTAATTAACTGAAATTCTAGTCGCCGCCAAcaatatacatatatatatatacatatatatatatatatatatatatatatatatatcaattgaGCTTTGAAAAACTTGAATGTTCAATATTGtgaaaacatgtttttttttaACGAAGAAAACTTTGGATCTATTCATCATCTGCCATGGCAGTACAAAGAACACCAGAAGTAACAAAAGTTACAACCATGTTCATAGATCTCTAGCAACGACTATAAGCACTGGAGCGAGCCAAAAGCGCGTCGCCATCATTGGCCCTCCATTAGATTCCCTAGCAACTTTTTTTATAGTAGACAGTCGGGAGAGTCGTCATGCTAAGGTCTCACATGACCAGTGTACAAGAACAACAACTATCACAGATGAAGAGAAGTGTAGATTGGAAGGATCCAATCTATAGACACACA
This sequence is a window from Aegilops tauschii subsp. strangulata cultivar AL8/78 chromosome 7, Aet v6.0, whole genome shotgun sequence. Protein-coding genes within it:
- the LOC109732603 gene encoding desmethyl-deoxy-podophyllotoxin synthase; the protein is MPGCGEEKTHSPAMSQQDQDVVCYYNYLFMATLLLLPFLLIAMFKPPRKDSGENLPPGPWRLPVIGSIHHLIGALPHHAMRDLARRYDAPLMLLRLGELNVVVASSAIASREIMKTHDAAFATRPRTATLRAITTDDLAISLAPHGEQWRRLKKLCVTEVLNTRQVRSLRGCREANAAALVSSIVSSLSSSSEPVNLSSLITTHVTNLAVHALVGERNEDLRAEFLECLDEGIKLASGFSLADLFPSSRLARAFSSSIRRMEALNNQISQLIGRIIEEHRMRRSAGGGDEEEDIVDVLLRIQNDGSLHMPLNARTIGSVIMDMFSGGSETSVTTLQWVMAELMRSPAALQRVQAEVRSAFAEQTCIKEDALQELRYLHLVIRESLRLHPVLPLLLPRECQETCRVLGYDVPKGAMVLVNAWAIGRDIASWGADAEEFRPERFEEAGDAAADFRGTNFELVPFGAGRRMCPGITFGIAVVQVILANLLFHFDWELPGGGADGLDMAEELGMTARRKNDLWLHATVHVPAPNP
- the LOC109732604 gene encoding desmethyl-deoxy-podophyllotoxin synthase, producing the protein MAQQELDVTYYYNYLFMATVLLLPILLMAMFRPPRKHDGENLPPGPWRLPVIGSMHHLVGALPHHAMRDLARRYNAPLMLLRLGEVDVVVASSASTAKEIMKTHDATFATRPRTATLRAITRDDLGISLAPHGEHWRRLKKLCVTELLSTRQVRSLRGCREANAAALVSSIVSSLSSSSEPVNVSSLLSTHVTNFAVHAVVGNRNGDLRDEFLKVLDEGVKLAAGFSLADLFPSSRLARVFSGSTRRLEEISHELSQVIDGIIEDHRTRRSAGAGDEEEDLVDVLLRVQNDGSLHVPLDVGNMRAVITDMFSGGSETSATTLEWAMAELMRSPVALRRVQAEVRGALMGESCVGEDALKELHYLHLVIKETLRLHPVVPLLPRECQGPCRILGYDVPKGAMVFVNVWAIGRDSASWGTDAEEFRPERFEEAADAAVDFRGTNFELVPFGAGRRMCPGITFGLAVLELMLASLLFHFDWELPGGGAGRLDMVEELGMTARRKGDLLLHASVRVPAPNP